Part of the Planococcus plakortidis genome is shown below.
ATTCCCGGGACTAAAAGCGATGCGCCTACTACTGGCAGTAAAAGCTTTTTCATTTTCATGTAACCACTCCTCTGTTTTGTTTTCTTATAAGCTCAACGGAGTGAGGGTGAATTTAGATCACAATTTCTAAAAAAAGTTTTCTTCGGTTAAGCGGTTACATCGAAAAAGCCAGGTTTAGCGCCCTTCCTGGGTGGTAGGTAAGGTAAAGTATTGATCAATAAAAAGGAAGATTCCGGTAAAGGTTTTGACCGGTTTGATTCATAGATTTACAAGAACCTACTATAACTAGAGGAGGAACAGAACATGGGTAAATTGCAAGATAAAGTGACCGTCGTTACAGGTGCAGCAACAGGCATCGGGAAAGCGACAGCAGAACTGTTTGCACAAGAAGGCGCGATTGTCCTTCTTGCGGATATTAAAGAAGAAGCCTTGCAGGAAACGGTCGCGAAAATCAATGAAAACGGCGGCACGGCGAAAAGCTTCCAAGTGAACATCGCCAAGGAAGAGGACGTCACTTCTTTCGCCAATCAAGTGAAAGAACAATACGGCACGGTCTATGCGTTGTTCAATAACGCCGGCATCGACCAGGAAGGCGGCAAAGTACACGAGTATCCGGTCGATTTGTTTGATGACATCACGGCTACGGACTTGCGCGGCACGTTCTTGATGAGCAAATATTTCATCCCACTCATGACGGACAATGGCGGGGCGATCGTCAACAACGCTTCCATGTCAGGCAGTTTTGCCGACTTGGACCGCTCAGGCTACAATGCAGCAAAAGGCGGCATCATCAACTTCACGAAATCGATCGCCATCGAATACGGGCGTTCCGGCATTCGCGCCAACTCCGTATCTCCCGGAACAATCGAAACGCCGCTGATCGATGAACTGGCTGGTTCGAAAGAAGAAGAAGCCGGGCGTGAGTTCAGGGAAAGCAACAGATGGCTCGCTCCATTAGGGCGC
Proteins encoded:
- a CDS encoding SDR family oxidoreductase, yielding MGKLQDKVTVVTGAATGIGKATAELFAQEGAIVLLADIKEEALQETVAKINENGGTAKSFQVNIAKEEDVTSFANQVKEQYGTVYALFNNAGIDQEGGKVHEYPVDLFDDITATDLRGTFLMSKYFIPLMTDNGGAIVNNASMSGSFADLDRSGYNAAKGGIINFTKSIAIEYGRSGIRANSVSPGTIETPLIDELAGSKEEEAGREFRESNRWLAPLGRLGLPKEIATTVLFLVSSDSSYLTGQDIVVDGGLTAYTWPGKMVMDDSWKKTTTKEQ